In Paenibacillus sp. FSL R7-0345, a single window of DNA contains:
- a CDS encoding YycC family protein: protein MKPLQISPETAITLSKQLGVPLEHLMHMPQHILLQKIAELSKKQSESTGAESSPEQEQE from the coding sequence ATGAAGCCACTGCAAATTTCGCCGGAAACGGCCATCACCTTATCGAAACAGCTCGGCGTTCCCCTGGAACACTTAATGCATATGCCCCAACATATTTTGCTGCAGAAAATTGCTGAACTATCCAAGAAACAGAGCGAATCTACTGGTGCTGAAAGCTCGCCTGAGCAGGAACAGGAATGA
- a CDS encoding DUF2225 domain-containing protein has product MSELIPLYSIKVICINCEYEFSTSRVRPSLKRAIRRDADFCSYYKDENPDYYVVRVCPNCGFASTENSVDKLADWQRKAFNDQVGSRWQARDFGGKRSWENALETYKLALISAQCINDKSRIVASHLHHIAWMYRYKGETEQEQRFLRYSLEEYIKVFENDGMGGNDARLMFLIGELNRRIGEYSNAVRWFSRLVNDQKITDAVMIRAAREQWSLLREQMRGEDTDPEGLPESSSL; this is encoded by the coding sequence ATGTCGGAACTGATCCCCCTGTATTCAATAAAGGTGATCTGCATTAATTGTGAATATGAATTTTCGACCTCCCGGGTGCGCCCGAGCCTGAAACGGGCGATCCGCCGGGACGCTGATTTCTGCTCCTACTATAAAGATGAGAATCCGGATTATTATGTGGTGCGTGTCTGTCCGAACTGCGGCTTTGCTTCAACCGAGAATTCTGTTGATAAGCTGGCTGACTGGCAGCGGAAGGCTTTTAATGACCAGGTGGGCAGCCGCTGGCAGGCCCGTGATTTCGGCGGGAAGCGCAGCTGGGAGAATGCTCTGGAGACGTACAAGCTTGCGCTGATCAGCGCCCAGTGTATCAACGATAAGTCACGGATTGTCGCCAGCCACCTGCACCATATCGCCTGGATGTACCGGTATAAGGGAGAGACGGAGCAGGAGCAGCGGTTTTTGCGGTACTCTCTGGAAGAATACATCAAAGTGTTTGAAAATGACGGAATGGGCGGCAATGATGCAAGGCTTATGTTCCTGATCGGTGAGCTGAACCGCCGTATAGGAGAGTACTCGAACGCAGTAAGGTGGTTTTCGCGCCTTGTTAATGACCAGAAAATTACCGATGCGGTGATGATCCGGGCTGCGCGGGAGCAGTGGAGCCTGCTGCGCGAGCAGATGCGCGGGGAGGATACTGACCCGGAAGGATTGCCTGAGAGCTCAAGCCTGTAG
- a CDS encoding globin, whose product MNPNQSLYDNLGGAEGLHRLIEVFYAKVQLHPQLSPLFPDDIAPVMEKQFQFLSQFLGGPALFSQQHGHPMMRARHMHVPITPERAEEWLDCMKAALEETGVGEPLRSVLLNRLSGPAHHFVNMPEE is encoded by the coding sequence ATGAATCCAAATCAAAGCCTGTATGACAATCTGGGGGGCGCTGAGGGACTTCACCGGCTGATCGAAGTGTTCTATGCCAAGGTGCAGCTTCATCCGCAGCTTAGTCCGTTATTCCCTGATGATATTGCTCCTGTAATGGAGAAGCAGTTTCAATTTCTCAGCCAGTTCTTGGGCGGTCCGGCGTTATTTTCGCAGCAGCACGGGCATCCGATGATGAGGGCCAGGCATATGCATGTGCCTATCACACCTGAGCGCGCGGAGGAATGGCTGGACTGCATGAAAGCAGCACTGGAAGAGACTGGCGTGGGCGAGCCGCTCCGCTCTGTCTTGCTGAACCGCCTTTCCGGACCTGCACATCATTTTGTTAATATGCCCGAGGAATAA